In the genome of Abyssalbus ytuae, the window TATCATATAAGAGTTAAAAAAGGTGTTTACAATAAATTAACTCAACAGAAGATAACCCCAGATAGCTATGTTTTGAAATCAACATATTTTATAAAAGAAGAAGATGAAATAAAAAAAATATTTTTAAAAAAGAGAGCCTTCTTAAATTTTTTTGAGGATAAATCAGAAAAAATAAAAAAGTATGTTTCTCAGAATAAGCTTTCGTATAAAAAAGAAAAGGATTTAAAAAGTATTTTTAACTATTATTATACTTTGTAAAATATTTTTTAACAATTTTTAAACTTAATTTTATTAGTTAATGAAATACCAATCCAAGAAAAAAGCCCTTATTCTTCTAGCTGATGGTACAATTTTTTACGGAAAATCTGTGGGTAATAAAGAAGGAAGTGCTTTTGGAGAAGTTTGCTTTAATACCGGTATGACCGGTTATCAGGAAATTTTTACAGACCCTTCCTATTTTGGCCAGCTAATGATAACTACCAATGCCCATATAGGAAATTATGGGGTTAACGAAGGAGAGTCTGAATCGAACTCAGTAAAAATAGCCGGGTTAATATGTAAAAATTTTAGTTACACTCACTCAAGGCCTGCCTCTGATGATTCCTTAGAAAAGTTTCTTGAAAAAAATGATCTCTTTGCCATTTCAGATGTGGATACCAGAGCATTGGTTAGTTACATTCGTGACCATGGTGCCATGAACGCAGTAATATCAACCGATATAGATAATATTGAAGGATTGAAAGCGCAGCTGTCAAATGTTCCTGATATGAACGGCCTCGAACTTGCCTCTAAGGTGTCAGTTAAAGAACCCTATTTTTTTGGTGATGAAAATGCAGAAATTAAGGTAGCAGCTTTAGACCTGGGCATTAAAAAGAATATTCTTCGAAATTTAGCAAAAAGGGGAGTTTACGTTAAAGTATATCCTTATAATGCTACTTTTGAAGAAATGTCAGCATGGAATCCTGACGGTTATTTTTTATCCAACGGACCCGGTGACCCCGAACCATTACATTCGGCAATAGAACTGTCTAAAATTATTACAGATAAAAACCTGCCATTATTTGGGATTTGTTTAGGCCACCAAATATTAGCATTATCTCAGGGAATTTCAACCTATAAAATGTATAACGGTCATAGGGGTATCAATCACCCTGTGATAAATCATATAACCGGAAAAGGTGAAATTACCTCTCAAAATCATGGTTTTGCTGTTAACAGGGAAAAAGCAGAAAGCCATAGCGATATCGAAATTACTCATTCTCATTTAAATGATGATACTATAATGGGGATTAAAGTAAAAAGTAAGAATGCTTTTTCGGTGCAATACCACCCTGAGGCAGGACCCGGGCCAAATGATGCCACTTATTTATTCGATCAGTTTATACAAAATATTAAACAACATAAATTACAAACAGTATGAGCATAATCATAAGCGTGCATGCACGCCAGATTTTAGATTCAAGAGGAAACCCAACCGTAGAGGTTGATGTAGTAACCGAAACCGGAACATTAGGAAGAGCTGCCGTACCATCAGGCGCTTCTACAGGAGAACACGAAGCTGTAGAACTTAGAGATGGTGGAAAAGCTTATGTGGGGAAAGGAGTGTTAAAAGCAGTAGAAAACGTAAACAATATTATTGCTGAAGAAGTAATAGGATTGTCTGTTTTTGAACAAAATCAAATCGATCAGCTTATGATTGATTTAGATGGAACTGCCAATAAATCCAAATTAGGAGCAAATGCTATTTTGGGTGTATCCCTGGCTGTAGCCAAAGCCGCAGCTAATGAGTTAGCAATGCCATTATACCGCTATGTAGGTGGGGTAAGTGCAAACACGTTACCAGTACCTATGATGAATATCATTAACGGTGGTTCGCATTCTGATGCTCCAATTGCTTTTCAGGAATTTATGATCATGCCTGTAAAAGCGAAAAATTTCACCCATGCAATGCAAATGGGCACAGAAATATTCCATAATCTTAAAAAAGTATTACATGACAGAGGGCTAAGTACTGCTGTGGGAGATGAAGGAGGATTTGCGCCAACTTTAGACGGGACGGAAGATGCTTTGGACACTATTGCTAAAGCTGTAGAAAAGGCCGGTTATAAAATGGGAAGTGAAGTTATGATAGCCCTTGATTGTGCTTCGGCAGAATTTTATGAAAACGGTAAATACGATTATACCAAGTTTGAAGGAGAGAAAGGAGCGGTCAGAACTTCTGAAGAACAGGCTCAGTATTTAGCTGATTTATGTGCTAAATACCCTATAATTTCTATTGAAGACGGTATGGATGAGAACGACTGGGAAGGATGGAAGTTGCTTACTGAAAAGGTGGGCGGAAGAGTACAGTTGGTTGGAGATGACCTTTTTGTAACAAATGTAGAACGTCTTTCACAGGGTATTGAAAAAGGAATTGCTAATTCTATTCTTATTAAGGTAAACCAGATTGGTACTTTAACTGAGACCATTGCAGCTGTAAACATGGCAAAAAATGCCGGATACACATCCGTAATGTCTCACCGTTCCGGTGAAACGGAAGATAATACCATTGCCGATCTTGCCGTGGCTTTAAATACAGGACAAATAAAAACAGGTTCTGCTTCACGAAGTGACCGTATGGCAAAATATAACCAATTATTAAGAATTGAGGAAGAATTAGGAGAGGTAGCATACTATCCTCAGGAAAAAGCCTTTAAGGTTAAATAAAACTTTATCTTCACAGGAAAAGTGAAGTTAAGATAGTTGCAGAGAAATCCCGTTCCGATATCATCGGAACGGGATTTTTTTTGTAAAACCTGTGCCAGAAAAAGCACCTTATTGTGTAAGAGAAAAATCACCTCAAAAAATTCTGATAATTAATTTTCAGCAAGTTATTTTTATCAATTTTTTAACTCAAAAATGCTGTAAATTAACTTTTTATGCTTTAATTTTAATAAGGACATTAAACAACAACTATTTTGAAAACACATTTCCTCTTCATTTCAGCAGAAAATGATGCAATATATAATTGCAAAGCCGGTGGTATGGCCGATGTAGTAAGAGATGTGCCACGGGAAATATCAAAAAGGGGAGATATGGTTTCCGTAGTTACTCCTTCTTATAACCGTTTGCATCTCAACCAAAAGCTTATTAGTGAAATAGGCTTTAATTTCAGGGGCCGGACTCAAATAGCCCAATTATATGAAGTGATCCCCAAACGTCCGGATTTGAATATTTCTCATTATGTTATTCATCATCCGGAAATAACATCCGGGGATATCGCTCAAATTTATCATCATGATGTGGCAGAACCCTTTTTTGCCGATGCCAATATTTTTGTTTTATTTAATACGGCTTTGGCATCAGCTATAGTAAAAGGGGTTTTTGGAAAAATTGATATAGTTCATTTACATGATTGGCACACCAGCCCTATTCTTATTCTTAAAGAGTATCATAATGAATACAAACCTTTAAAAAATATTTTTTTCACTTATACCATTCATAATTTAGCTATACAGGGAATTCGTCCTTTTGAAAATAACTATTCTTCTTTAAAGGCTTGGTATCCTGATATAAATATAGATTATGATACACTGGCTGACCCTGTTTATTCCGATTGTATAAATTTGATGGCAATAGGAATCAGGTTAGCCGATACTATTCATACCGTTTCACCTTCATATAAAGAAGACATCCTTAAACCTAGTAAGCGCCCATTATTTATTGGAGGGGAAGGTTTGGAAAAAGATCTGGCCAATGCAGATAAAGAAGGCAGGTTATTTGGTATTCTTAACGGCTGTAATTATACCAATATAAGAGAAGCTGAAAAAGGACATCTGTATATACGCACTATAAAAGCACTTTTTGAGTGGCTTCAACAACCTCATAAAAAGTATAAATCAGACTTTTTAATTCATACAGGGGCAAAAGTAAGCCGGTATTTGGATATTTCACCACCTGATTTTGTTTGTGGTAGTGTGTCCAGGCTCACAGAGCAAAAGTTTTTGTTTTTTAAAAAATCTCCTGAAATA includes:
- the carA gene encoding glutamine-hydrolyzing carbamoyl-phosphate synthase small subunit, with the protein product MKYQSKKKALILLADGTIFYGKSVGNKEGSAFGEVCFNTGMTGYQEIFTDPSYFGQLMITTNAHIGNYGVNEGESESNSVKIAGLICKNFSYTHSRPASDDSLEKFLEKNDLFAISDVDTRALVSYIRDHGAMNAVISTDIDNIEGLKAQLSNVPDMNGLELASKVSVKEPYFFGDENAEIKVAALDLGIKKNILRNLAKRGVYVKVYPYNATFEEMSAWNPDGYFLSNGPGDPEPLHSAIELSKIITDKNLPLFGICLGHQILALSQGISTYKMYNGHRGINHPVINHITGKGEITSQNHGFAVNREKAESHSDIEITHSHLNDDTIMGIKVKSKNAFSVQYHPEAGPGPNDATYLFDQFIQNIKQHKLQTV
- the eno gene encoding phosphopyruvate hydratase; protein product: MSIIISVHARQILDSRGNPTVEVDVVTETGTLGRAAVPSGASTGEHEAVELRDGGKAYVGKGVLKAVENVNNIIAEEVIGLSVFEQNQIDQLMIDLDGTANKSKLGANAILGVSLAVAKAAANELAMPLYRYVGGVSANTLPVPMMNIINGGSHSDAPIAFQEFMIMPVKAKNFTHAMQMGTEIFHNLKKVLHDRGLSTAVGDEGGFAPTLDGTEDALDTIAKAVEKAGYKMGSEVMIALDCASAEFYENGKYDYTKFEGEKGAVRTSEEQAQYLADLCAKYPIISIEDGMDENDWEGWKLLTEKVGGRVQLVGDDLFVTNVERLSQGIEKGIANSILIKVNQIGTLTETIAAVNMAKNAGYTSVMSHRSGETEDNTIADLAVALNTGQIKTGSASRSDRMAKYNQLLRIEEELGEVAYYPQEKAFKVK
- a CDS encoding glycogen synthase, which translates into the protein MKTHFLFISAENDAIYNCKAGGMADVVRDVPREISKRGDMVSVVTPSYNRLHLNQKLISEIGFNFRGRTQIAQLYEVIPKRPDLNISHYVIHHPEITSGDIAQIYHHDVAEPFFADANIFVLFNTALASAIVKGVFGKIDIVHLHDWHTSPILILKEYHNEYKPLKNIFFTYTIHNLAIQGIRPFENNYSSLKAWYPDINIDYDTLADPVYSDCINLMAIGIRLADTIHTVSPSYKEDILKPSKRPLFIGGEGLEKDLANADKEGRLFGILNGCNYTNIREAEKGHLYIRTIKALFEWLQQPHKKYKSDFLIHTGAKVSRYLDISPPDFVCGSVSRLTEQKFLFFKKSPEILINILQKLQPVNGVFILLGSGVPDYEELFREISYTHENFFFINGQSEDVIDSLYVESDLFIMPSLFEPCGISQMLAMRNGQPCLVHSTGGLKDTVDHLKTGFCFNGKTYKEKTSNFIKVFDLALDMFFNDKPKWNNISSKAKEQRFTWGKSVDLYYANLYKIIRENTVEKSYRKQRIKNKTQSEILS